One segment of Shewanella piezotolerans WP3 DNA contains the following:
- the tatC gene encoding twin-arginine translocase subunit TatC → MSQQQPLISHLLELRNKLLRAIGSVLLVFICLVYWANDIYHYMAIPLMQALPESSSMIATDVAAPFFAPFKLTLVLAFFIAIPYVLFQIWSFVAPGLYKHEKRLVVPLLASSTLLFYLGIAFAYYVVFPVVFGFFTSVAPDGVEVATDISSYLSFILKLFFAFGLAFEIPVAVVLLCWAGVTTPEELKKKRPYIVVGAFIVGMLLTPPDIISQTMLAIPMLVLFEGGLIAARFYSKGESEEDEEDTTEESEGSK, encoded by the coding sequence ATGTCACAACAACAACCGTTAATAAGCCACTTGCTTGAACTGCGTAATAAGCTACTTCGAGCAATTGGTAGTGTTCTCTTGGTGTTTATCTGCTTGGTCTACTGGGCCAATGATATATACCATTATATGGCCATTCCACTCATGCAAGCTCTGCCCGAATCGAGCAGTATGATTGCAACGGATGTTGCCGCACCCTTTTTTGCACCATTTAAACTAACCTTAGTGTTGGCATTTTTTATTGCCATTCCCTATGTACTGTTTCAGATATGGTCATTTGTTGCGCCAGGGCTCTACAAGCATGAAAAGCGATTAGTAGTACCACTACTCGCAAGCAGTACCTTGCTATTTTACCTCGGTATCGCATTTGCCTATTATGTTGTATTTCCAGTGGTGTTTGGCTTCTTTACTAGCGTAGCGCCAGATGGCGTCGAAGTTGCGACCGACATCAGCAGTTATTTAAGTTTCATTTTAAAACTGTTTTTCGCATTTGGTTTGGCCTTTGAAATACCTGTTGCCGTAGTGCTTTTATGCTGGGCTGGTGTGACTACACCTGAAGAGCTGAAAAAGAAACGCCCTTATATTGTGGTAGGCGCATTTATTGTCGGCATGTTATTGACTCCGCCAGATATTATTTCACAAACAATGCTCGCAATTCCGATGCTGGTGTTATTTGAAGGCGGTCTAATAGCTGCACGCTTTTACAGTAAAGGTGAGTCCGAAGAGGACGAAGAAGATACCACTGAAGAGAGTGAAGG